The genomic segment GGCGGTGTACCAGCAGGCCCACCCGGCCCCGGCCTCCGCCGCCACCAAGCACCGGGTGGAGTACGCCGACGGGGGGTTCTCCGAGTACGACCGCTTCGGAGGGTGGCTGCGGGCCGAGGCAAAGGGGCCGGCGCTGCTCACGGCGGGCGGGGCGGTGGGGGTGATGGCGCAGGCGGAGATCTCGCTCGCGGGCAGCGGGGCCTCGGCGGTGAAGGGGGTGGTGCAGGGCGACTGCATCTGCCCGTTCATCCGAAAGCCGCACCTGCATCTGTCCGCCGACGTGCGGGCGTCGAAGGGATAGGGGGGGGTAGCCGATGGCACTGACGGCGGCGAGCATGGCGGCGAAGATCCAGGCGCGCATGGACGCGCTGGCCGCCGAGCAGTTTTCGGGCGCGGGGGGCGCCGCGGGCGCGGCGGCCAAGGCGGACGCGTATCTGCTGGCCTTCTGCCAGGGGGTGATCGACGAAATCCAGCAACACGCCGTGGTCACGACCACGAGCGGCGCCCCCGACGGGGAGCACACGGGCATCGTGAGCTAGACGACTTCGGACCTGTCTGACCTGTCGGACCCTTTGGGCACGTCCGGCAGCCCAACGAAAGGAGCACGCGTCATGGCCGAGACCTTCCTGCACGGCGTCGAGGTAGTGGAGATCGACAGCGGGCCGCGCCCCATCCAGACGGTGCGCTCGAGCGTGATCGGCATCGTGGGCACCGCGCCCAACGCCGATGCCGCGAAGTTTCCCCTGGACACCCCGGTGCTCGTGGCCGGCAGCCGCCGCGAGGCCGCGGGGCTCGACACGGTGGGCACGGGGCTGGGCACCCTGCCCGCGGCGCTCGATGCCATTTTCGACCAGGCCGGCGCGGTGGTGGTGGTGGTGCGGGTGGCCGAGGGGGCCGGCGCCGAAGAGACGCTCGCCAACGTGCTCGGCGGGGTGGACGCCGGTACCGGCGCCTACACCGGGGTGCAGGCCTTCCTGGCGGCGGAGACGGTGGTGGGGGTGGCGCCCCGCATCCTGATCGTGCCGGGCTTTACCGGCGAGCGCCCCGAGGACCCCCTCAACCCGGGCACCTACCTCGCCAACCCCGTGGTGTCGGAGCTTCTCGGCATCGCCGACCGCCTGCGGGCGGTGATCGTGGCCGAGGGGCCCGACACCAACGACGCGGCGGCGCTCGCCTGGGCGGGAGACTTCGGCTCCAAGCGCGTGTACGTGGTGGACCCCGGGGTGCAGGTGGTGGGCACCGGCGGCGCGCTCACCACGCAGCCCGCCTCGGCCCGGGCGGCGGGGATGATCGCCAAGAGCGACGCGGAGCGGGGCTTTTGGTGGAGCCCCTCGAACCGCGAGATGTACGGCATCGTGGGCACCACGCGCCCGGTGGACTTTGCCCTGGGCGACGCCAACGCCCGGGCGAATCTGCTAAACGAGGGCAACGTCACCACCATCATTCGCCACGACGGCTTCCGGCTGTGGGGCAACCGCACGCTGTCGTCGGATCCCAAGTGGGCCTTCCTCTCGGTGGTGCGCACGGCCGACATGATCCACGAGAGCCTGCTCCGGGCCCACCTGTGGGCGGTGGACCGCAACATCTCCAAGACCTACCTCGAAGACGTGACCGCCGGGGTCAACGCCTACCTGCGCCGGCTCCAGGCACAGGGGGCGATCCTGGGCGGCACGTGCTGGGCCGACCCGGACCTCAACACCCCCGAGAACCTGGCCGCGGGCAAGGTGTTCTTCGACTTCGACTTCACCCCGCCCGCCCCGGCCGAGCACGTGACCTTCCGCAGCCGGCTGGTGAACGACTACTTCGAGGAAGTGTTCTAACGGCAGGGGCCAGGGGCCAGGGACCAGGGACTGGCCCCAGCCCCCAGCCCCCAGCCCCTAGCCCCTAGACCCCAAGAACTGGAGGTTATGCCATGGGCCTTCCGAGCGTGCTGAAGAACTTCAACCTCTTCGTGGGCGGCAAGGGCTACGCCGGCCGCGTGGAGGAGGTGGAACTCCCGAAGCTCACCATCAAGACCGAGGAGTACCGCGCCGGGGGCATGGACGCCCCGGTGGACATCGACATGGGCATGGAGAAGCTCGAGTGCAGCTTCACGCTCTCGGAGTACGACCCGGCGCTGTGGGCCATGTGGGGCCTGGTGCCGGGCAACTGGGTGAACATCACGCTGCGAGGGGGCATGGACAAGGACGGGGTGGTCACCCCGGTGATCGTCAACCTCACCGGCCGCTGGAAGGAGATCGACATGGGCTCCTGGAAGGCGGGCGAGATCGCGAAGCTCAAGATCCAGGTGAGCGGGCGCTACTACCAGCTCCTGATCGGCGGCCAGGCGGCGGTGCACATCGACCTGGAGAACATGATCCGGGTAGTCAACGGCGTGGACCAGCTCGCGACCATGCGGGCGGCGATCGGGGCGTAACCGAACGGTTCGCGTGCCGCGTGCCGCGTGCCGCGCGCCGCGTGAAAGGCGAAGAGACATGGAGACGCTCAAGTTGGACCATCCGGTGACGGTGGACGGGGTGGAGGTGACGGAGCTTCGGGTGCGGCGGCCCAAGGTGCGCGACCGGCTCGCGGTGGAGAAGGGGGGCGGCAGCGATGCGGAAAAAGAGCATCGGTTGCTGGCGAACCTGGCCGAGGTGACCCCGAAGACGCTCGAGGAGCTCGACCTGGCGGACTACCTGCGGCTCCAGGAGGTCCTGCAAGGTTTTTTGTCCCCCCGCCTGCCGAGCTGAGGCGGGCGGTCTTGGAGCTCAACCGATTTACGCGGTGGGGGTACGAGGAGCTGATGGAGATGGCCGCGGAAGAGCTCTTGGAGTGGCTGGCAACGATTCCGGCGGTGTATCCGAAGCGCTGAAAAGCTCAGCGGATGAAGAGGCGAGCGGCCAGCCGGCCCAGGGGCAGGAGCACGGGGGCGAGGAGCGCGCCGAACAAGGCGCCGATGACCGCGACGCCGGTGAGGCCGAGGCCGGGCGTAGCGAGCGCGCCGCTCTGGCGGAAGAACCACACGAGGAGCAGGCCGCCGCCGAGTCCGGTCAGGCCCCAAGCAGCCAGGTCGCGCCGGGCTTCACGACGGGAGTGAGCGAGAGCGTCCATGAGCAAAGCCTTTGCAGTGAGCGTGCTCATTACGGGTACCGTGGGCGCGACGCTGACCGCGGCGATCGGCAGCGCCGAGAAGCAGTTTAACACCTTGGGGAGCACGATCAAGGCCCTCGATGCGAGTACCCGCCGTATCGCGGGGTTTCGCAAGGCCCAAGAGGACGTGGCGAAGGCCGGCGTCGCCTTCGAGGCCGCGCGGTCGAAGGTGCGCTCGCTCCAGTCGGCGCTGGCGACCACGCCGGCGCCGACCCGGAAGATGCGCGACGAGCTCGCCCGGGCCGGCCAGGAGCTGGGCAAGGCCCGGGAGAGACTCGACGACAAGCGCCGGGCGCTGGGCCAGGTGCGGGCCGCGATGCAGGCCGCCGGCCAGGCGACCACCCATCTCAAGGGGCAGGAGGAGCGCCTGGGCAAGGCGGTGGCGCTGCTCAAAACGCGGTACGAGGCCCTGGGCCAGGCGATGAGCCGGCGACAGGCAAACCTCGACCGGCGAAGCGCCCTGCGCACCCAGCTCGTCGACGCCGTGGCCCTGGGGGCGGCGCTGCGGGCGCCGGTGAAGGCGGCCATGGACCTGGAGGCCTCCATGGTGCGCCTGGGTACGGTGGTGAGCGCCACCGATCTGGGCGGCGCGCTGGCCGCCAGCCGCAAGCAGGCGCTGGCCTTTGCCCGCACCAACCTCTCGGGCGCGGCCGAGGTGCTCGACATCCAGTATGCCCTCAACTCCGCCGGGCTCGACGCCGAGGCCGCGCGCATCGGCTCGGAGCTGGTGGCCAAGGTGGCCACCGTCACCAACGGCGCCGCCGAGGGCGTGGGCGAGGTGATGGCCACGGTGTTCAACAACCTGGGGTCGCGCCTGGAGGGCGACTCCCGGCAGCGGTTCGCCCGCATCGGCGAGTTGCTCACCAAGACCCAGTTCAAGTTCCAGATCCGCGATTTCGGCCAGCTCGGCGAGTCGATGAAATACGCCACCCCGGCGCTCACCCAGTTCAACGTGGGGCTCGAGCAGGGGGTGACGCTGATTGGGGCACTCAACAGCGCGGGCCTCCAGGGGTCCATGGCCGGCACGGCGCTGGCCGCCTCGTTTCGGAAGCTCTCCGGGGCTTCGGAGCAGCTCGGCTTCGAGCTCGCCCGCGACGCCAAGGGGGGCCTGGACTTCGTCCGCACGCTCGAAAACCTCTCCGACGCCATCGGCGGCTTCGCAGACCTCGACCAGGAGACGATCGACGCCCTCCAGAAGGCCTTTGGGGAAGAGGGGCAGCGCGGCATCGTGCTTCTGGGCCAGAACCTGGCGACGCTGCGCGAGGCCCAGCGCGACGTGGCCGAGGGGAGCAAGGGGCTCGTCGAGGAGAGCTACCGGCGCTTTCTGGAGTCGAGCTCCGGGCAGATGAAGATCCTCCAAAACCGCACGGCCGAGCTCGGCGTGGCCCTGGGCA from the Thermodesulfobacteriota bacterium genome contains:
- a CDS encoding phage tail assembly protein, whose translation is METLKLDHPVTVDGVEVTELRVRRPKVRDRLAVEKGGGSDAEKEHRLLANLAEVTPKTLEELDLADYLRLQEVLQGFLSPRLPS
- a CDS encoding phage tail sheath C-terminal domain-containing protein; the protein is MAETFLHGVEVVEIDSGPRPIQTVRSSVIGIVGTAPNADAAKFPLDTPVLVAGSRREAAGLDTVGTGLGTLPAALDAIFDQAGAVVVVVRVAEGAGAEETLANVLGGVDAGTGAYTGVQAFLAAETVVGVAPRILIVPGFTGERPEDPLNPGTYLANPVVSELLGIADRLRAVIVAEGPDTNDAAALAWAGDFGSKRVYVVDPGVQVVGTGGALTTQPASARAAGMIAKSDAERGFWWSPSNREMYGIVGTTRPVDFALGDANARANLLNEGNVTTIIRHDGFRLWGNRTLSSDPKWAFLSVVRTADMIHESLLRAHLWAVDRNISKTYLEDVTAGVNAYLRRLQAQGAILGGTCWADPDLNTPENLAAGKVFFDFDFTPPAPAEHVTFRSRLVNDYFEEVF
- a CDS encoding phage baseplate assembly protein V, with the protein product MREDLAFRVAELERRVGCLLRLGTVAELDAGAARVRVRSGELLTAWLPWLTRRAGPDRDWWAPEPGEQVLLLAPSGELAAAVVLPAVYQQAHPAPASAATKHRVEYADGGFSEYDRFGGWLRAEAKGPALLTAGGAVGVMAQAEISLAGSGASAVKGVVQGDCICPFIRKPHLHLSADVRASKG
- a CDS encoding phage major tail tube protein, translated to MGLPSVLKNFNLFVGGKGYAGRVEEVELPKLTIKTEEYRAGGMDAPVDIDMGMEKLECSFTLSEYDPALWAMWGLVPGNWVNITLRGGMDKDGVVTPVIVNLTGRWKEIDMGSWKAGEIAKLKIQVSGRYYQLLIGGQAAVHIDLENMIRVVNGVDQLATMRAAIGA
- a CDS encoding phage tail tape measure protein, producing MSKAFAVSVLITGTVGATLTAAIGSAEKQFNTLGSTIKALDASTRRIAGFRKAQEDVAKAGVAFEAARSKVRSLQSALATTPAPTRKMRDELARAGQELGKARERLDDKRRALGQVRAAMQAAGQATTHLKGQEERLGKAVALLKTRYEALGQAMSRRQANLDRRSALRTQLVDAVALGAALRAPVKAAMDLEASMVRLGTVVSATDLGGALAASRKQALAFARTNLSGAAEVLDIQYALNSAGLDAEAARIGSELVAKVATVTNGAAEGVGEVMATVFNNLGSRLEGDSRQRFARIGELLTKTQFKFQIRDFGQLGESMKYATPALTQFNVGLEQGVTLIGALNSAGLQGSMAGTALAASFRKLSGASEQLGFELARDAKGGLDFVRTLENLSDAIGGFADLDQETIDALQKAFGEEGQRGIVLLGQNLATLREAQRDVAEGSKGLVEESYRRFLESSSGQMKILQNRTAELGVALGTILLPGVNAVGGALGWFATRAATAAERFPRLTRVVVGATAGLVAGKVAAIGLGYAWTFVKGAWLSAVVGARAVGAALALVRTGAATAAGATWALGVAQKAWAAGSVAVTLAAGAVGTAFRVMWRAALGPIGWVIAGIGLLAGAGVALWKNWDTVKAALGAAWEGIKQIFAAGVAWVSEKLGLLGKVLAVSPLGLLFRAGKVLGSFAGRLFGGESTTAGTPGRTVRAAALGTALAAAPVAAASLPGPAPSWPELPPAAARGGGEVTVNAPFQGEIVIQGAGKDAKEIAEEIARVLRSREAQAAARARGALYDGG